The following coding sequences lie in one Phorcysia thermohydrogeniphila genomic window:
- a CDS encoding PHP domain-containing protein, which translates to MESIPVQKVDLHTHSTASDGSFSPSKIVEEAKKRGISLLSLTDHDTTNGISEAISKGKELGVNVIPGIEVTADTSFLGKGKKRKEFHILGYYFDPEAKAIKELTEFFHKSRVKRNEELLSRLEELGYDISYSEMVKRYGTNFGKPNIAKVLIEKGYFKEREEAIDFLSSLRVRREKMDYREITRLIKEAGGIAVIAHPVTLGLSYKELFCFLKKAKEEGISGIEVYHYKHRPEDVVVFKEMSEELKLVYTGGSDFHGENKPCIELGFLNITVEDINFPVPSLTS; encoded by the coding sequence ATGGAAAGCATTCCTGTGCAGAAAGTAGACCTTCACACCCATTCCACCGCCTCAGATGGCTCTTTTTCTCCGTCTAAGATAGTTGAAGAGGCAAAAAAGAGAGGGATTTCTCTCCTATCCCTTACAGACCACGATACGACTAACGGAATCTCTGAGGCAATAAGTAAGGGAAAAGAGCTCGGCGTTAACGTTATTCCGGGAATAGAGGTAACTGCCGATACTTCCTTTTTGGGTAAAGGAAAAAAGAGGAAAGAGTTTCACATCCTTGGTTACTACTTTGACCCGGAAGCTAAGGCCATAAAAGAGCTCACGGAGTTTTTCCATAAATCGCGGGTAAAGCGAAATGAGGAGCTCCTTTCCCGCCTTGAGGAGCTCGGCTACGATATCTCTTACTCTGAAATGGTCAAAAGGTACGGAACAAACTTTGGAAAGCCAAACATAGCAAAGGTCTTAATTGAAAAGGGCTACTTTAAGGAGAGGGAAGAGGCGATAGACTTCCTTTCCTCTCTAAGGGTCAGGCGGGAAAAGATGGACTATAGGGAAATTACAAGGCTCATAAAAGAGGCCGGCGGAATAGCCGTGATAGCTCACCCTGTAACCCTCGGACTTTCTTATAAGGAGCTTTTCTGCTTTTTAAAGAAGGCAAAAGAGGAGGGTATCTCGGGTATTGAAGTTTACCACTACAAGCACAGGCCGGAGGACGTTGTTGTATTTAAAGAGATGAGCGAGGAGCTGAAACTTGTCTACACCGGAGGTTCAGACTTTCACGGCGAAAACAAACCCTGCATAGAGCTCGGCTTTTTAAATATAACGGTTGAAGATATTAACTTTCCTGTTCCTTCCCTGACTTCTTAA
- the purH gene encoding bifunctional phosphoribosylaminoimidazolecarboxamide formyltransferase/IMP cyclohydrolase, producing MRPVRALISVSDKTGIVDFARELSNLGVEIISTGGTARLLKEAGISVREISDLTGFPEIMEGRVKTLHPKVHGGILARRDKEEHLKAMERLGIERIDMVVVNLYPFKETVKKGASLEEIIENIDIGGPTMVRAAAKNYAHVAIVTDPSDYERVIKELKETGEISLKTRFYLARKAFNLTAHYDALIAEFLYSIDEEGNPVNCREMRNPLTITFEKVSDLRYGENPHQRGAFYKEVFIKEPCVARAEKLHGEKELSFNNIYDLDASFGLVTEFDPQTDGIACAIIKHANPCGMALGKTPEEAYEKALKVDPVSAFGGIIAFNAKVTPEVARLITERFYECIIAPDYDEEALEILRTKKNLRVLTTNGLDGLERRGVDSPFEYRRITGGLLVQDRDLITVDPEKLKVVTDREPTEREWKDLLFAFKVVKWVKSNSVVYAKDGVAVGIGVGQTSRVDSARCAAEKAKMMGLDLQGSVLASEAFFPFRDSVDEAAKVGVTAIIQPGGSIRDGEVIQAANEHGMAMVFTGIRHFRH from the coding sequence ATGAGACCGGTTAGAGCTCTAATCTCCGTTTCTGATAAGACAGGAATAGTGGATTTTGCGAGGGAGCTCTCCAACCTTGGCGTTGAAATCATCTCAACCGGTGGAACGGCAAGGCTTTTAAAGGAAGCCGGAATCTCTGTTAGAGAAATCTCCGACCTTACGGGATTCCCAGAAATAATGGAGGGAAGAGTAAAAACCCTCCATCCAAAAGTCCACGGCGGAATCCTTGCAAGAAGGGACAAAGAAGAGCACCTAAAAGCGATGGAGAGGCTCGGAATAGAAAGAATAGACATGGTCGTCGTTAACCTTTACCCGTTCAAGGAAACTGTCAAGAAAGGCGCTTCCTTAGAGGAAATCATTGAAAACATAGACATCGGCGGCCCTACAATGGTAAGGGCTGCTGCAAAGAACTACGCCCACGTTGCAATCGTAACAGACCCAAGTGATTATGAGCGCGTAATTAAGGAACTGAAAGAAACCGGTGAAATTTCCCTTAAAACCCGCTTCTACCTTGCAAGGAAGGCCTTTAACCTGACAGCCCACTACGACGCCCTAATAGCTGAGTTCCTCTACTCAATAGATGAAGAAGGAAATCCTGTTAACTGCAGGGAGATGAGAAATCCTCTAACGATAACCTTTGAGAAGGTTTCTGACCTTAGATACGGAGAAAACCCCCACCAGAGAGGAGCTTTCTACAAAGAGGTCTTTATTAAAGAACCCTGCGTTGCAAGGGCAGAGAAACTGCACGGTGAAAAGGAACTCTCCTTTAACAACATCTACGACCTTGACGCTAGCTTTGGCTTAGTTACAGAGTTTGACCCACAAACTGATGGTATCGCCTGCGCGATCATAAAGCACGCAAACCCCTGCGGAATGGCACTCGGTAAAACGCCAGAAGAGGCCTACGAGAAAGCACTAAAAGTTGACCCAGTTTCTGCTTTTGGTGGAATAATTGCCTTCAACGCAAAAGTAACTCCAGAAGTAGCAAGGCTCATAACCGAAAGGTTCTACGAGTGCATCATTGCTCCCGACTACGATGAAGAGGCCCTTGAAATACTGAGAACAAAGAAAAACCTCAGAGTTTTAACAACGAACGGGCTTGACGGACTTGAAAGGAGAGGAGTTGATTCTCCATTTGAGTATAGAAGAATAACTGGCGGTCTCTTAGTTCAGGATAGAGACCTCATAACAGTTGACCCGGAAAAGCTAAAAGTCGTAACGGATAGAGAGCCAACAGAAAGGGAGTGGAAAGACCTTCTCTTCGCCTTTAAAGTCGTTAAGTGGGTTAAGTCCAACTCTGTCGTCTACGCAAAGGACGGCGTTGCAGTCGGAATCGGCGTTGGGCAGACTTCAAGGGTAGACTCTGCCCGCTGTGCAGCAGAAAAGGCCAAGATGATGGGATTAGACCTACAAGGTTCTGTCTTAGCTTCCGAAGCTTTCTTCCCATTTAGGGATAGCGTTGACGAGGCAGCCAAGGTAGGTGTGACTGCAATCATCCAGCCGGGTGGTTCTATAAGGGACGGTGAAGTAATCCAAGCCGCCAACGAGCACGGAATGGCCATGGTCTTTACCGGCATCAGACACTTTAGGCACTAA
- the mfd gene encoding transcription-repair coupling factor: MNERSFRLLSGKIKSREEAAVYGLPGASKALLLKKVVPLIGTFFLVVPAENLAEAITEDLKRSGLKALHVPGWDVPPLDVSSPLSLSQYRRLRALYRLLTENFNVIVVTPASLFQKVPSPDVLIERVIELRKGEDVDYSLLPSRLTSSGYMRVDSEPEEGEFSIRGDTLELVTVEGERVIVELFGDTVERILLNGEDVDSFAIIPTLELPQDRERLSKIEELYPEIVEKHLLLGEISGAEKLLPEVVELVPLTEYTGELPFVTVEPDQVRTAGEAFLSQVKENYEILKREGIPSSRPEDFVCEIEIKFLFSIYDKPIKDGIDFGVTPLPDVNEENVKELFKSLLGFSVRFIYTTETLRKEAEKVAEKLGLKVSFEKGISSGSFKDTDEKLAFLSESEFTLEVRQKDDITTLEPGTLVVHRDYGIGIFRGITSRNLGGKTYDFIEIEYAGGERLYAPFTQIDRIYRYTGYKGKSPKLDRLGGTSWKNLERKIKASLVKFAKELAELYKERKTAKGEKLIGDENLIREFERRFPYKLTPDQAKAIREVYRDMESEKPMDRLICGDVGFGKTEVAMRAAMKAVSAGKQVAVIAPTTILVDQHYRTFKKRFKGFPVNIEMISRFKTKKEQKEILERLKKGEIDIIIGTHRLTQDDVEFKDLGLLIIDEEHRFGVRTKEKLTKMKSNIDVLYLSATPIPRTLYSALSGFRDISLIETPPAGRRGTKVVVTKYSDKILRTAIERELERGGQVFIVQNDIDELEPLKEKVKGMFPEVSVEIVHGQMKADKIERIMHSFFEGKVQVLVATSIVESGLDVPSANTLVVIGAERFGLSQLYQLKGRVGRGIEKGYCYLLTSPNAKLTSEAVKRLEAMKKLSPLGGGFQLALKDLEIRGAGTLLGPKQSGFVNTVGLDLYLKLFEEVAKEKEEEDVKISIPVEAFIPEDYIEDTKERLRIYGELSKAEDPEEIMKELKKVHGYLPDPLVNMFKVMKVKKLAKEIGIKEVSMTPSGKAIVTFGDEPTLSPERLVEFVKEKGATFTPDRKLYVDAESLDGLLKILEELNQTV, from the coding sequence CGGCAGAGAATTTAGCGGAGGCAATAACTGAGGATCTTAAAAGGTCGGGTCTAAAGGCTTTACACGTTCCCGGCTGGGATGTCCCTCCCCTTGACGTCTCTTCCCCCCTTTCACTTAGCCAGTACAGGCGTCTCAGAGCTCTCTACCGTCTTTTGACAGAAAATTTCAACGTTATCGTAGTTACGCCGGCCTCTCTCTTCCAGAAAGTCCCATCTCCAGATGTCCTAATTGAAAGGGTTATAGAGTTAAGGAAAGGTGAAGACGTAGATTACTCTTTACTTCCCTCCCGTCTTACCTCTTCTGGCTACATGAGAGTGGACAGCGAGCCGGAGGAAGGGGAGTTCTCTATAAGAGGAGATACCTTAGAGCTCGTTACCGTAGAGGGGGAGAGGGTTATTGTAGAGCTCTTTGGAGATACAGTTGAGAGGATACTCTTAAATGGGGAAGATGTTGACAGTTTTGCGATTATTCCCACCTTAGAGCTCCCTCAGGATAGGGAGAGGTTAAGTAAGATAGAAGAGCTTTATCCAGAAATTGTTGAAAAGCACCTTCTCCTTGGGGAGATAAGTGGGGCAGAAAAGTTACTTCCGGAGGTTGTTGAGCTTGTCCCATTAACGGAGTACACGGGGGAGCTCCCCTTTGTTACCGTTGAGCCAGACCAAGTAAGAACCGCTGGAGAGGCCTTTCTCTCTCAGGTAAAGGAAAACTACGAGATTTTAAAGAGGGAAGGAATTCCTTCCTCAAGGCCTGAGGATTTTGTCTGTGAGATAGAAATAAAATTCCTCTTTTCAATCTACGATAAGCCGATTAAGGATGGAATTGACTTTGGAGTTACACCTCTTCCCGATGTAAACGAGGAGAACGTAAAAGAGCTCTTTAAGTCCCTCCTTGGCTTTTCGGTGCGCTTTATCTATACAACCGAAACCTTAAGGAAAGAGGCTGAAAAGGTCGCCGAAAAGCTCGGACTCAAGGTCTCTTTTGAGAAAGGAATCTCCTCAGGGAGCTTTAAAGATACTGACGAAAAGTTGGCTTTCCTCTCAGAATCTGAGTTTACTCTTGAGGTAAGGCAGAAGGACGACATAACCACCTTAGAGCCCGGCACTCTCGTTGTCCATCGGGACTACGGGATAGGTATCTTCAGAGGGATTACGAGTAGGAATCTTGGCGGGAAAACTTACGACTTTATTGAGATTGAATACGCCGGAGGAGAGAGGCTCTACGCTCCCTTTACCCAGATTGACAGAATCTACAGGTATACAGGCTACAAGGGTAAATCTCCAAAGCTTGACAGGCTTGGTGGTACATCTTGGAAGAACCTTGAGAGGAAGATAAAGGCCTCCTTAGTCAAGTTTGCGAAAGAACTTGCGGAGCTCTACAAAGAAAGGAAGACGGCGAAAGGGGAGAAGTTAATAGGGGATGAGAACCTCATCAGAGAGTTTGAGAGGCGTTTCCCCTACAAGTTAACTCCCGACCAAGCTAAGGCCATAAGGGAAGTCTACAGGGATATGGAATCTGAAAAGCCTATGGACAGGCTCATATGTGGCGACGTTGGCTTTGGAAAGACAGAGGTTGCAATGAGGGCCGCCATGAAGGCGGTTTCTGCCGGCAAACAAGTAGCAGTTATTGCTCCAACTACAATATTGGTTGACCAGCATTACAGAACCTTCAAAAAGCGGTTCAAGGGATTTCCCGTTAACATAGAGATGATTTCCCGTTTTAAGACGAAGAAGGAGCAAAAGGAAATTCTTGAGAGGCTTAAGAAGGGAGAAATTGACATAATAATCGGTACCCACAGGCTCACTCAGGACGACGTAGAGTTTAAGGATTTAGGGCTTTTAATAATTGACGAGGAGCACAGGTTCGGCGTCAGGACGAAGGAAAAACTCACAAAGATGAAGAGTAACATTGACGTCCTCTACCTCTCAGCAACTCCCATTCCGAGAACCCTTTACTCTGCCCTTTCTGGGTTTAGGGACATCTCCCTTATAGAAACCCCTCCTGCTGGAAGGAGAGGGACAAAAGTCGTCGTTACAAAGTATTCAGACAAAATCTTAAGAACTGCCATAGAAAGGGAGCTTGAAAGGGGAGGACAGGTCTTTATTGTCCAGAACGACATAGATGAGCTTGAACCTTTAAAGGAAAAAGTAAAGGGAATGTTTCCCGAAGTTTCTGTTGAAATCGTTCACGGCCAGATGAAGGCTGATAAGATAGAGAGAATTATGCACAGCTTCTTTGAGGGGAAAGTTCAGGTTCTTGTAGCAACTTCCATTGTTGAGTCTGGACTTGACGTTCCGTCGGCTAACACGCTTGTCGTCATTGGGGCAGAAAGGTTTGGACTTTCTCAGCTCTATCAACTTAAAGGGAGAGTCGGAAGAGGTATAGAGAAGGGATACTGTTACCTTCTTACCTCTCCAAACGCAAAGCTTACATCTGAGGCCGTTAAAAGGCTTGAGGCTATGAAGAAGCTTTCTCCCCTTGGAGGAGGCTTCCAGCTTGCGCTGAAAGACCTTGAGATAAGGGGAGCTGGAACGCTCCTCGGGCCAAAGCAGAGCGGTTTTGTAAACACTGTAGGGCTTGACCTATACCTTAAGCTCTTTGAGGAAGTGGCAAAAGAAAAGGAGGAAGAGGACGTCAAGATTAGCATTCCTGTAGAGGCTTTCATTCCTGAGGATTACATAGAGGATACGAAAGAGAGGTTAAGGATTTACGGAGAGCTCTCTAAGGCCGAAGACCCGGAAGAGATAATGAAGGAGCTTAAGAAGGTTCACGGCTACTTACCTGACCCACTTGTAAACATGTTTAAGGTTATGAAGGTTAAAAAGCTAGCTAAGGAAATTGGTATAAAAGAAGTGAGCATGACACCTTCAGGGAAAGCAATAGTTACTTTTGGTGATGAGCCGACCCTTTCTCCGGAAAGGCTTGTTGAGTTTGTGAAGGAGAAGGGAGCTACGTTTACTCCCGACAGGAAACTCTATGTTGATGCAGAGAGCTTGGATGGACTTCTTAAAATCCTTGAGGAGTTAAATCAAACTGTTTAA
- a CDS encoding ankyrin repeat domain-containing protein, producing the protein MRRALSVSLALLLSLAVPSVSLAGQEVKVQSVKVDKKTKREFFRALRKGDLEKVKELINSGVPVDIRNKFGQTPLFYAADSDNIELAKFLIERGANIEAKDYYGLTPLHQAVIRGSYRVTKLLIDKGADIEATDNYGYTPLHLAAIYNRVKTAKLLIKKGAKVNAKDSFGNTPLHYCATTKGTYSVAKVLLENGADPNIKNNRGKTPLELANETKNFRISRLIIKYVQKKGGSSS; encoded by the coding sequence ATGAGGAGAGCTCTTTCAGTTTCATTGGCGCTACTTCTATCCTTAGCCGTTCCGTCAGTTTCTTTGGCAGGTCAGGAAGTAAAGGTCCAGAGTGTAAAGGTTGACAAGAAGACCAAGAGGGAGTTCTTTAGGGCTCTAAGGAAGGGAGACTTAGAGAAAGTAAAGGAGCTCATTAATAGTGGTGTTCCTGTTGATATTAGGAACAAATTTGGACAGACACCGCTATTTTACGCTGCCGACTCAGACAACATTGAGCTTGCTAAGTTCCTAATTGAGCGCGGCGCAAATATAGAGGCTAAGGACTACTACGGTTTAACGCCCCTTCATCAGGCTGTGATAAGGGGAAGTTACAGGGTTACAAAGCTCCTGATAGATAAGGGAGCAGATATTGAAGCAACAGATAACTACGGCTATACACCTTTACACTTAGCGGCTATATACAACAGGGTAAAAACAGCAAAGCTCCTTATAAAGAAGGGAGCTAAAGTTAATGCGAAAGACAGCTTTGGGAACACCCCACTCCACTACTGCGCTACCACAAAGGGAACCTACTCTGTAGCAAAGGTACTGCTTGAAAACGGGGCAGATCCGAACATAAAGAACAATAGAGGTAAAACTCCTCTTGAGCTGGCCAATGAAACAAAAAACTTCCGAATTTCAAGGTTAATTATCAAGTATGTACAGAAAAAAGGGGGAAGTAGCTCGTGA
- the pstS gene encoding phosphate ABC transporter substrate-binding protein PstS, whose product MRFEAKKLVALTLPAVVVLFGCFGGEKKEEAQQETKKQVRVAINGAGATFPYPVYVNWAKEYKKETGVRVNYQGIGSGGGIRQVTERTVDFGGSDKMLSPKELEKRKLYQFPAVIGSIVVVYNLPGIGDGELKLSNRAACDLFMGKVKYWDDPEIKKDNPGIKLPHQRVTVVHRSEGSGTTWNFTYWLSQVCSEWKEKVGYGKVVNWPTGIGAKGNAGVTNYVRQTPGALGYVEYAYKLQNGLSAAQLQTAEGNFVKPTEETFKAAASHAKWSKDSHFYLEGNLLLQPGKESWPLTATTVILLPKEKKERNKLVVDFFDWAFKKGDAIAVKLGYVPLPENVKQEIRDYWKEVVLK is encoded by the coding sequence ATGAGGTTTGAAGCAAAGAAGTTAGTAGCTCTTACTCTTCCAGCTGTAGTTGTTTTGTTCGGTTGTTTTGGAGGCGAGAAGAAGGAGGAAGCTCAACAGGAAACTAAGAAACAGGTTAGGGTTGCCATCAATGGGGCAGGAGCGACTTTTCCATACCCTGTTTACGTTAACTGGGCTAAGGAGTATAAGAAGGAAACGGGTGTTAGGGTTAACTATCAAGGTATAGGTTCTGGCGGTGGAATCAGGCAAGTTACGGAGAGAACCGTTGATTTTGGCGGTTCTGATAAGATGCTCTCCCCAAAGGAGCTTGAAAAGAGAAAACTTTACCAGTTCCCGGCTGTTATCGGTTCAATAGTTGTTGTCTACAACCTTCCCGGCATTGGAGATGGTGAACTTAAACTTTCAAACAGGGCAGCTTGCGATCTGTTTATGGGTAAGGTTAAGTACTGGGATGATCCGGAGATAAAAAAGGATAACCCGGGTATTAAGCTACCTCACCAGAGGGTAACCGTTGTCCACAGGTCTGAAGGTTCTGGAACGACATGGAACTTTACCTACTGGCTCAGCCAAGTTTGTTCTGAGTGGAAAGAGAAGGTCGGTTACGGAAAAGTTGTTAACTGGCCTACTGGAATTGGTGCTAAAGGGAACGCTGGAGTTACGAACTACGTAAGGCAGACGCCGGGAGCTCTCGGCTATGTTGAGTACGCTTATAAGCTCCAGAACGGTCTTTCTGCTGCCCAGCTCCAGACTGCAGAAGGGAACTTTGTAAAGCCAACGGAAGAGACCTTTAAGGCTGCTGCATCTCACGCCAAGTGGAGTAAAGACAGCCACTTCTACTTAGAGGGCAATCTCTTACTGCAGCCCGGAAAAGAAAGCTGGCCTCTGACAGCTACGACTGTGATACTCCTGCCGAAGGAGAAGAAGGAGAGGAACAAGCTTGTTGTTGACTTCTTTGACTGGGCCTTTAAGAAGGGAGATGCGATTGCAGTGAAGCTTGGTTACGTTCCCCTTCCCGAGAACGTAAAGCAGGAGATAAGGGACTACTGGAAAGAAGTTGTTCTAAAGTAA
- the alr gene encoding alanine racemase — MLRWAEVYLNRLLSNYRVIKKLSGKKKIFAVVKANAYGHGSVPVAKFLEENTDVHGFAVATYEEGAELREAGIKREILVMASMLPEGIHLLKDYSLTPVVYDFEELSLIRELSLPFHVKVDTGMGRLGFLERDWDRLLSELYNLPVAGVMSHFSSADSDEEFTRYQFLKFKEFVEKLKKFKPDVAVHVDNSAAIPKKFDSLLTHCRVGLALYGSKPYRGYEAELLQVMEVKAKVISVKELPPDFPISYSKTYRTKNKEKVAVIAFGYADGLLRSLSNRGSVLINGKRCPIRGRICMDMTVVSVEGVPVKKGDTAVVSGKEITFDEIAELAGTIPYEVMCDISPRVKRIYRYEEV, encoded by the coding sequence ATGCTTAGATGGGCTGAGGTTTACCTTAATAGGCTCCTGTCAAACTATCGCGTCATCAAAAAGCTTTCAGGTAAAAAGAAGATATTTGCCGTCGTCAAGGCAAACGCCTACGGCCACGGAAGCGTTCCAGTTGCCAAGTTTTTAGAGGAAAACACAGACGTTCACGGCTTTGCTGTTGCAACCTATGAAGAGGGGGCAGAGCTCCGAGAGGCCGGAATAAAGCGTGAAATCCTCGTTATGGCCTCTATGCTCCCTGAAGGGATTCACCTTTTAAAGGATTACAGTCTTACTCCAGTTGTTTACGACTTTGAGGAGCTCTCCCTTATAAGGGAGCTCTCCCTCCCTTTCCACGTTAAGGTTGATACCGGAATGGGAAGGCTCGGCTTTTTGGAAAGGGATTGGGATAGGTTACTAAGTGAGCTCTACAACTTGCCCGTTGCAGGCGTTATGAGCCACTTTTCTTCTGCTGACAGTGATGAAGAGTTTACGCGCTACCAGTTTTTAAAGTTTAAAGAGTTTGTAGAGAAGCTTAAAAAGTTCAAACCTGACGTAGCCGTTCACGTTGATAACAGTGCCGCGATTCCAAAAAAGTTTGACTCCCTACTTACCCACTGCCGAGTAGGTCTTGCTCTTTACGGTTCAAAGCCTTACAGGGGTTATGAAGCAGAGCTCTTGCAGGTTATGGAGGTAAAGGCGAAAGTCATAAGCGTTAAGGAGCTCCCTCCTGACTTTCCGATTTCCTACTCAAAAACTTACAGGACGAAAAATAAGGAAAAGGTTGCAGTCATAGCCTTTGGCTACGCCGACGGCCTTTTAAGGAGTCTTTCAAACAGAGGCTCTGTTCTAATCAACGGGAAGCGCTGTCCCATAAGAGGGAGAATCTGTATGGACATGACTGTCGTTTCGGTTGAAGGTGTTCCCGTTAAAAAGGGAGATACTGCCGTAGTTAGCGGGAAAGAGATTACCTTTGACGAGATAGCCGAGCTTGCCGGAACGATCCCCTATGAGGTTATGTGCGATATAAGTCCAAGGGTTAAGAGGATTTATAGGTATGAGGAAGTTTAG
- a CDS encoding 50S ribosomal protein L11 methyltransferase yields the protein MRKFRVFVFSVSPLEKELLEEELFSLGCLGIEEISEKEFKAYFPDEVSLPKEIEEKAVNSYILEDRNWNEEWKKYFKPVKVSERIFVVPSWMKDEFQIPEGAIVIYIYPGKAFGTGTHETTKLSMRLIEEVLKPGDSFLDVGIGSGILSILAKKLGATRVVGCDVEDVKEEVEFNSSLNGVSGIEVVLGSVDKVDGNFDVVVANIEKHLLEPLLPFIKERALGWIVLSGILKSQREDFLNFLKSLGLKVVKELEEREWKAFLCRK from the coding sequence ATGAGGAAGTTTAGGGTATTCGTGTTCTCGGTTTCTCCTTTAGAGAAGGAGCTTTTGGAAGAGGAGCTCTTCTCTCTTGGCTGTCTTGGGATAGAGGAGATTAGTGAAAAGGAGTTTAAGGCCTACTTCCCAGACGAGGTTTCCTTACCGAAGGAGATAGAAGAGAAAGCCGTAAATAGTTACATCCTTGAGGATAGGAACTGGAATGAAGAGTGGAAGAAGTACTTTAAGCCCGTAAAGGTGAGTGAGAGGATTTTTGTTGTTCCCTCTTGGATGAAGGATGAATTTCAGATTCCAGAAGGTGCAATTGTCATTTACATCTACCCGGGAAAGGCCTTTGGGACGGGAACTCACGAGACGACAAAGCTATCAATGAGGCTCATTGAGGAAGTTCTAAAGCCGGGCGATTCTTTCTTAGACGTTGGAATTGGAAGTGGAATTCTTTCAATCCTTGCTAAAAAGCTTGGAGCAACAAGGGTTGTAGGTTGCGATGTTGAGGATGTAAAGGAGGAAGTTGAGTTTAACAGCTCACTGAACGGGGTTTCCGGAATAGAGGTAGTTCTTGGAAGCGTAGATAAAGTTGACGGGAATTTTGACGTTGTAGTCGCCAATATAGAGAAACACCTTCTTGAACCTCTTTTGCCTTTTATTAAGGAGAGAGCTCTCGGCTGGATTGTCCTTTCAGGAATTTTAAAGAGTCAGAGGGAAGATTTCCTTAACTTCTTGAAATCCTTAGGTCTAAAAGTAGTGAAAGAGCTGGAGGAAAGAGAATGGAAAGCATTCCTGTGCAGAAAGTAG